A section of the Arcobacter roscoffensis genome encodes:
- a CDS encoding aldo/keto reductase yields MDFRYIGKSGLRVSSICMGTMTFGSTTSKEEAFKIMDKAYDNGINFYDTAEIYPVPPKANTAGITEQWVGEWLKTKDRDSIILATKVAGAASGWFVPPIRHGLTAIDSFHIKRAVEGSLKKLDTDYIDLYQMHWPDTIVPIEESLRAFDDLVKEGKVRYIGTSNDSAYGLTKANETAKNNKLARFESIQNNFSLLNPRFLDELATVCKNEDISLLPYSPIAGGVLAGKYNNGLYPDGCRFTAYIKNKSPRVQAMADRFVNEKTIEATKRYMQLAKDYGISPVTLAVAYSKHFDFVASTIIGARTLSQVDESLAAFDFKIDDELMKKIEEVQKDILYPMG; encoded by the coding sequence ATGGATTTTAGATATATAGGAAAAAGTGGACTTAGAGTATCTTCTATTTGTATGGGAACAATGACATTTGGTTCTACTACATCAAAAGAAGAGGCTTTTAAAATAATGGATAAAGCTTATGATAATGGAATAAATTTTTATGATACAGCAGAGATATATCCAGTTCCACCAAAAGCAAATACAGCAGGTATAACAGAACAGTGGGTAGGTGAGTGGTTAAAAACTAAAGATAGAGATTCTATTATTTTAGCTACAAAAGTTGCAGGGGCTGCTTCTGGTTGGTTTGTACCGCCTATTAGACATGGCTTGACTGCTATTGATTCTTTTCATATTAAAAGAGCAGTTGAGGGGAGTTTAAAAAAACTTGATACAGATTATATAGATTTATATCAAATGCACTGGCCTGATACAATAGTGCCTATTGAAGAATCATTAAGAGCTTTTGATGATTTAGTAAAAGAGGGAAAAGTAAGATATATAGGAACATCAAATGATAGTGCTTATGGACTTACAAAAGCAAATGAAACTGCAAAAAATAATAAACTAGCTAGATTTGAATCAATACAAAATAATTTTTCATTATTGAATCCAAGATTTTTAGATGAGTTAGCAACAGTATGTAAAAATGAAGATATTTCACTTCTTCCATACTCTCCAATTGCAGGTGGAGTTTTAGCAGGAAAATATAACAATGGTTTATATCCAGATGGATGTAGATTTACAGCTTATATCAAAAATAAAAGCCCAAGAGTTCAAGCAATGGCTGATAGGTTTGTAAATGAAAAGACAATTGAGGCAACAAAAAGATATATGCAATTAGCAAAAGATTATGGAATCTCTCCTGTAACATTAGCGGTTGCTTACTCAAAACACTTTGATTTTGTAGCTTCTACTATCATAGGTGCTAGAACACTAAGTCAAGTAGATGAATCACTTGCGGCATTTGATTTTAAAATAGATGATGAACTTATGAAAAAAATAGAAGAGGTTCAAAAAGATATTTTATATCCTATGGGCTAG
- a CDS encoding SLAC1 anion channel family protein encodes MQNSESIKAIPSNRLQFFPIMMFATVMGLMGLSMVFIKLNVSFDFPYEIGFYLGLFTSGLFLLIVLTYFFKIVLYVKEVKHELSHPIRVNFFAASSISTLLLSMFFRHIDMYIANILFFVGALVHIFFTFYTIKFWINNNLEIAHSNPAWFIPIVGNLIVPIAGVGFIDKSILYFYYSIGIFFWIILFSIILNRIIFHKQFAAKFMPTLFILIAPPAIGFISYIKLTASLDFFAHILYSLGLFFTILVFVMYKNYMNIKFFISWWAFTFPMAAISLATILMYELTNVVFYEYLSYIFTLITTSIVVLVAVQTVVHMRKKEICIME; translated from the coding sequence ATGCAAAATAGCGAATCAATTAAAGCAATTCCTTCAAATAGACTTCAATTCTTCCCAATCATGATGTTTGCTACAGTTATGGGACTTATGGGGCTATCAATGGTTTTTATAAAATTAAATGTGAGTTTTGACTTTCCCTATGAAATAGGTTTTTATCTTGGACTTTTTACTTCAGGACTTTTTTTGCTTATAGTTTTAACATATTTTTTTAAAATAGTTTTATATGTAAAAGAAGTAAAACATGAATTATCTCATCCCATAAGAGTAAACTTTTTTGCAGCCTCTTCAATATCAACACTTCTTCTGTCAATGTTTTTTAGACATATTGATATGTATATTGCAAATATTTTATTTTTTGTAGGGGCATTGGTTCATATATTTTTTACATTTTATACAATCAAGTTTTGGATAAACAATAATCTTGAAATTGCACATTCAAACCCTGCATGGTTTATACCAATAGTAGGAAACTTAATAGTTCCAATTGCAGGAGTTGGATTTATTGATAAGTCGATACTATATTTTTATTACTCAATTGGTATTTTCTTTTGGATTATTCTTTTTTCAATTATATTAAATAGAATTATCTTTCATAAGCAATTTGCTGCAAAGTTTATGCCAACACTTTTTATACTTATAGCTCCTCCTGCAATAGGATTTATATCTTATATAAAATTAACAGCTAGTTTAGATTTCTTTGCTCATATACTTTATAGTTTAGGACTATTTTTTACTATTTTGGTTTTTGTGATGTATAAAAACTATATGAATATAAAGTTTTTTATTTCTTGGTGGGCATTTACCTTTCCAATGGCAGCAATTAGTTTAGCTACAATTTTGATGTATGAGCTAACTAATGTAGTTTTTTATGAGTATTTATCTTATATTTTTACTTTGATTACTACTAGTATTGTAGTTTTAGTTGCAGTTCAAACAGTAGTTCACATGAGAAAAAAAGAGATTTGTATAATGGAGTAG
- a CDS encoding ABC transporter substrate-binding protein — MKKYTFILLFLCINLFGSERIITLTPSINEIVFALGQGKNVVANTLFSNYPKESKDLPKVGGYATMSLEKILNFKPTVVIAQDYNQKLISDLKALDVKTLVFKTNTLDDIKHTIKTLGEYFKVEEKANEFLSQIDNEIKHLSNIINDKKILLVIGPRKDLNNQIYITGNNLYFEDVIKASGNRNAYFSTSTNQPVVNKEKIINMNPDIIILLSPRIKDNLEEQKRLEESWKTLPVNASINKNIYLIAKDYAGIPSDRVIYFIKDFKKILINVRNKQL, encoded by the coding sequence ATGAAAAAATACACATTTATACTTTTATTTTTATGTATAAATTTATTTGGGAGTGAGAGAATTATAACTCTTACTCCTTCAATAAATGAGATTGTTTTTGCTTTAGGACAAGGAAAAAATGTAGTTGCCAATACTTTATTTAGTAATTATCCAAAAGAATCAAAAGATTTACCTAAAGTAGGTGGTTATGCAACTATGTCATTAGAGAAAATCTTAAATTTTAAACCAACGGTTGTTATTGCACAAGATTATAATCAAAAGCTTATTTCTGATTTAAAAGCTTTAGATGTTAAAACTTTGGTTTTTAAAACAAATACTTTAGATGATATTAAGCATACAATCAAAACTTTAGGTGAGTATTTTAAAGTAGAAGAAAAAGCAAATGAATTTTTATCTCAAATTGACAATGAGATAAAACATTTGAGCAATATAATCAATGATAAAAAAATATTATTAGTTATCGGACCTAGAAAAGATTTAAATAATCAGATTTATATTACAGGAAACAATTTATATTTTGAAGATGTTATAAAGGCTTCAGGAAACAGAAATGCTTACTTCTCAACTAGTACAAATCAACCAGTTGTTAATAAAGAAAAGATTATAAATATGAATCCTGATATAATTATACTTTTAAGCCCTAGAATTAAAGATAATTTGGAAGAACAAAAAAGATTAGAAGAATCATGGAAAACTCTTCCTGTAAATGCAAGTATAAATAAAAATATATATTTAATTGCAAAAGATTATGCAGGAATACCTAGTGATAGGGTGATTTATTTTATAAAAGATTTTAAAAAGATATTAATAAATGTTAGAAATAAACAACTATAA
- a CDS encoding cobyrinate a,c-diamide synthase, whose translation MIKALCISATASNQGKTILTTALLYHYKKSVRPFKIGPDFIDPKFHEKISKTPSINLDTNICNQEGVQWLFSQYSNKEFSILEGVMGFYDGMDKNSSAYDVTKLLNVPTVLILDASGSYITLSAIIKGLKEYKKENTINAVVFNHVSSQGHYELIKKQVEKDFDDVACLGFIQKDLESLSSTHLGLDLKDCNEEKIEELSKEVLKNIDLQKLEEISEYKKQEINYPFEKIEKKDKHIAVVYDENFSFLYHDNLEFLKEHFTKVSIVSSINDEIIPSDANSVFICGGYIETKEAYDKYKNSKNFQASLKEHVKTKKVYGECAGLIVLGESCDDKKMLGLLPLEFTLNKRFVRMGYYDNDLGITGHAFHYTSVKSDIKGEYTLYKKKGEYEKDAAFKKENVFGTYLHTMFRANFKKIENYLV comes from the coding sequence ATTATCAAAGCTTTATGTATTAGTGCAACTGCATCAAATCAAGGAAAAACAATACTTACCACAGCCTTACTTTATCATTATAAAAAAAGTGTAAGACCTTTTAAAATAGGACCTGATTTTATAGACCCAAAATTCCATGAAAAAATCTCAAAAACACCAAGTATAAATCTTGATACAAATATTTGTAATCAAGAGGGTGTTCAATGGTTGTTTTCACAATATAGTAATAAAGAGTTTTCTATTTTAGAAGGTGTTATGGGCTTTTATGATGGGATGGATAAAAACTCTTCAGCTTATGATGTTACAAAGCTTTTAAATGTTCCGACGGTTCTTATTTTAGATGCAAGTGGTTCTTACATCACTTTAAGTGCTATTATAAAAGGGCTAAAAGAGTATAAAAAAGAAAATACTATAAATGCAGTTGTATTTAATCATGTCTCTTCACAAGGGCATTATGAGCTTATAAAAAAACAAGTTGAAAAAGATTTTGATGATGTGGCTTGTCTAGGATTTATTCAAAAAGATTTAGAGTCATTGAGTTCAACTCATTTAGGTTTAGATTTAAAAGATTGTAATGAAGAAAAAATAGAAGAACTTTCAAAAGAAGTTCTTAAAAATATAGACTTACAAAAGCTTGAAGAGATTAGCGAATATAAAAAACAAGAAATAAACTATCCTTTTGAAAAAATAGAAAAAAAAGATAAACATATAGCTGTAGTTTACGATGAAAACTTTTCATTTTTATACCATGACAACTTAGAGTTTTTAAAAGAGCACTTTACAAAAGTAAGTATAGTAAGTAGTATAAATGATGAGATTATTCCAAGTGATGCAAATAGTGTATTTATTTGTGGTGGTTATATCGAAACAAAAGAAGCTTATGATAAATATAAAAACTCTAAAAACTTCCAAGCTTCACTAAAAGAGCATGTAAAAACAAAAAAAGTTTATGGAGAGTGTGCTGGTCTTATAGTTTTAGGTGAATCTTGTGATGATAAAAAGATGTTAGGTTTGTTACCTTTAGAGTTTACTTTAAATAAAAGATTTGTTCGTATGGGATACTATGATAATGACTTAGGTATTACAGGACATGCTTTTCATTATACAAGTGTAAAAAGTGATATAAAAGGTGAATATACTTTATATAAGAAAAAAGGTGAATATGAAAAAGACGCAGCCTTTAAAAAAGAGAATGTTTTTGGGACTTATTTACATACGATGTTTAGGGCAAACTTTAAAAAAATAGAAAACTATTTAGTATAG
- a CDS encoding malate dehydrogenase, producing the protein MAKSKKAIIDLKKMNLSFEERNHHIKLLSFKTSTMTIDVEVYEKGQLLKKDTIVFAHLPKKLKAKLNPLF; encoded by the coding sequence ATGGCAAAGAGCAAAAAAGCAATCATAGACTTAAAAAAAATGAATCTATCTTTTGAAGAGAGAAATCATCATATTAAACTTTTAAGTTTCAAAACATCAACAATGACTATAGATGTAGAAGTATACGAAAAAGGTCAATTGTTAAAAAAAGATACAATTGTTTTTGCTCATCTACCAAAAAAGCTTAAAGCTAAACTAAATCCCCTATTCTAA
- a CDS encoding FecCD family ABC transporter permease — translation MIKKLLFISSLFIIVISPFLGEITLNLNELFDPSTITYKVFWELRVSRVFLALLVGGVLALSGLIFQIIFKNALITPYTLGIASGTTLFTAISIVFIPSIILPVSSSFGSLITIIILYYISKRINNNSIAVSTNSILLIGIALSYFYSSALMLVFYLSDLEQNYSIVRFTLGSLDTVGFSSSFWVLIASLIMYFTIYVNRANIKLLLISNDTAFLKGLNVHKLNLTLLVVISLCVGICISFVGPIGFIGLVVPHIIKLIYKQSADKLIFPVFFYGGVFLVVSDLIARNLNTASTLPIGVVTAFIGAPFFVYLLIKRNKKANEGN, via the coding sequence ATGATAAAAAAACTATTATTTATATCATCACTTTTTATTATAGTGATTTCTCCATTTTTAGGAGAGATTACACTAAATCTAAATGAACTATTTGATCCTTCAACTATCACGTATAAAGTATTTTGGGAGTTAAGAGTTTCAAGGGTATTTTTAGCACTATTAGTAGGTGGAGTTTTAGCCTTGAGTGGTTTGATTTTTCAAATTATTTTTAAAAATGCTTTGATCACACCATATACTTTAGGAATAGCAAGTGGTACGACTTTGTTTACCGCTATTTCAATAGTATTTATTCCAAGTATAATACTTCCCGTTTCATCATCTTTTGGCTCTTTAATAACTATTATAATCTTATATTACATCTCAAAAAGAATAAACAATAACAGTATTGCTGTATCTACTAATTCTATTTTATTAATAGGTATTGCCTTGTCATATTTTTATTCATCAGCTTTAATGCTTGTTTTTTATCTAAGTGATTTAGAGCAAAACTATTCAATTGTGAGATTTACTCTAGGAAGTTTAGATACAGTTGGTTTTAGTAGCTCTTTTTGGGTACTTATTGCAAGTTTGATTATGTATTTTACTATTTATGTAAATAGAGCAAATATCAAACTACTTTTAATCTCTAATGATACAGCATTTTTAAAAGGGCTTAATGTACATAAACTAAATCTGACACTTCTTGTAGTCATTTCTTTATGTGTAGGTATTTGTATTAGTTTTGTGGGACCTATTGGTTTTATAGGACTTGTAGTACCTCATATAATCAAACTTATTTATAAACAAAGTGCAGACAAACTAATCTTTCCTGTATTTTTTTATGGAGGAGTGTTTTTAGTTGTTTCAGATTTAATAGCTAGAAATTTAAATACAGCCTCTACACTTCCTATTGGTGTTGTAACAGCATTTATTGGAGCGCCATTTTTTGTATATCTTCTTATAAAAAGAAATAAAAAAGCAAATGAAGGAAACTAA
- a CDS encoding metallophosphoesterase family protein, with product MKIAIISDIKSNVYALEEVIKDIKAKDIEVVLNLGDMFYGPLEPRATYELIRANKFINIMGDEDRKILEASLAQLEENDTLRYVYNDLGEDVLHWIQDLAFEKIIGGTYYMIHGTYFDDTQYLLEDIKDELLVPRQDEQIIKLTDDIEAPFIFCGNSHLPNYKKLNSGQVTINPGSVGLQAFSKNEPKHKIENNTPNASYMILNIENNKFSMDHVRVAYDYEKAAIKAQENGRDDWAYALRTGKVKEA from the coding sequence ATGAAAATTGCCATTATTTCAGATATAAAATCAAATGTTTACGCACTAGAAGAAGTGATAAAAGATATAAAAGCAAAAGATATAGAAGTAGTTTTAAACCTAGGGGATATGTTTTACGGCCCACTAGAACCAAGAGCTACATATGAGCTAATAAGAGCAAATAAGTTTATAAATATCATGGGTGATGAAGATAGAAAAATACTTGAAGCTTCACTTGCACAACTTGAAGAAAATGATACCCTAAGATATGTTTATAATGATTTAGGAGAAGATGTTTTACACTGGATACAAGACTTAGCCTTTGAAAAAATCATAGGTGGGACTTATTATATGATTCATGGAACATATTTTGATGATACACAATATTTACTTGAAGATATAAAAGATGAACTGTTAGTTCCAAGACAAGATGAGCAAATCATAAAACTTACAGATGATATTGAAGCACCTTTTATTTTCTGTGGAAACTCTCACCTTCCAAACTACAAAAAATTAAATTCAGGACAAGTCACTATAAACCCAGGTTCAGTTGGACTGCAAGCCTTTAGTAAAAATGAACCAAAACATAAAATAGAAAACAACACGCCAAATGCTTCTTATATGATACTAAATATCGAAAATAATAAATTTTCAATGGATCATGTAAGAGTTGCTTATGATTATGAAAAAGCAGCCATTAAAGCTCAAGAAAATGGAAGAGATGACTGGGCTTATGCCCTTAGAACTGGTAAAGTAAAAGAAGCCTAA
- a CDS encoding ABC transporter ATP-binding protein codes for MLEINNYNSSILKDISFSLNENENLIILGQNGAGKSTLAKVLSNLIENDEVKLFDVNINDISDDKRASLINYIPPKLEIFDEYITLREFLELSAINNNDNNSQIDKIIELLSLKKLENRFCKAFSSGEKQLLLLGSAIMHNAKITIFDELTANLDITRLKEVYDIFKSDFLQQKIVITHNLDLAYALKFKVLYLKDGQIKFYGSNEEFFSNENLQKFYNNSIIKLDKHLVVNL; via the coding sequence ATGTTAGAAATAAACAACTATAATAGTTCTATTTTAAAAGATATTTCATTTTCTCTAAATGAAAATGAAAATCTTATAATTTTAGGACAAAATGGCGCAGGAAAATCAACTCTTGCAAAAGTTTTATCAAATCTAATTGAAAATGATGAAGTTAAACTTTTTGATGTGAATATAAATGATATAAGTGATGATAAAAGAGCATCTTTAATAAACTATATTCCTCCAAAACTTGAGATATTTGATGAGTATATTACTCTAAGAGAGTTTTTAGAGTTATCAGCAATCAACAATAATGACAACAACTCACAGATAGATAAAATCATCGAATTACTGAGTTTAAAAAAATTAGAAAATAGATTTTGTAAAGCTTTTAGTTCTGGGGAAAAACAGCTTTTACTTCTTGGTTCTGCGATTATGCATAATGCAAAGATTACTATATTTGATGAACTTACTGCAAACTTGGATATTACGAGATTAAAAGAGGTATATGATATTTTCAAATCTGATTTTTTACAACAGAAAATTGTAATAACTCATAATCTTGACTTAGCATATGCTCTAAAATTTAAAGTTTTATACTTAAAAGATGGACAAATAAAGTTTTATGGTTCTAATGAAGAGTTTTTTTCAAATGAAAATCTTCAAAAGTTTTATAATAACTCAATTATAAAATTAGATAAACATTTGGTGGTGAATTTATGA
- a CDS encoding acyl carrier protein phosphodiesterase: MNWLAHVLLSKKDIDFQIGNFIADPYKARPWENASDNLKNGMHTHKIIDSYSDKHEAFKKSKKRLKEKGLLKGIIIDFVYDYLLTKNWDKYCNIKLKDFNQEFYERAYIQKDNYPLRANQIVENMIARDLLNYSSFAHLEKAFKRLDMRLSPKLAQRDSAISYYEIVCEKIDELEKDFLEFFPDLIKRVNEELRTLGEDKLNHIKI, encoded by the coding sequence ATGAACTGGCTAGCTCATGTACTTTTATCAAAAAAAGATATAGATTTTCAAATAGGAAATTTTATAGCAGACCCATACAAAGCAAGACCTTGGGAAAATGCAAGTGATAATTTGAAAAATGGTATGCATACACATAAAATAATAGACTCCTATTCAGACAAACATGAAGCTTTTAAAAAAAGTAAAAAAAGACTAAAAGAAAAAGGCTTATTAAAAGGCATAATCATAGATTTTGTTTATGATTATTTGCTTACAAAAAACTGGGATAAATACTGCAATATAAAACTTAAAGATTTCAACCAAGAGTTTTATGAAAGAGCCTATATTCAAAAAGATAATTATCCTCTAAGAGCAAATCAAATAGTAGAAAATATGATAGCAAGAGATTTATTGAACTATAGCAGTTTTGCTCATTTAGAAAAAGCTTTTAAAAGACTTGACATGAGACTATCACCTAAACTTGCCCAAAGGGATAGTGCTATTTCATACTATGAAATTGTTTGTGAAAAGATAGATGAACTTGAAAAGGATTTTTTAGAGTTTTTTCCTGATTTAATAAAAAGAGTAAATGAAGAACTTAGAACTCTAGGAGAAGATAAACTAAATCATATAAAGATTTAG
- a CDS encoding sensor domain-containing diguanylate cyclase: MKNDLKIVVVFSSLLIILSVSMSFINFMVSLDSTQKDLKEYSLPLSVDNIYSEIQTHIIKPNLVSSMMAHDTFVKDWLLNEEENSQKIKRYLQMVKNKYSMFVAFLVSEDTKNYYTQDGLLETLDKDNPDNQWFFKFKNTQTNQEINLDYNQELDNSLIMFINHKMIDEDYQLIGVTGIGLKISYVDEMLKHFRQNYNFSVYFVNEDGKVILSERKNNNLKNLTDIPELAKLKEQIVSKKANVIEYSKNDMKYLLKTKYVPELDLYLIVEAKIDDFMNTEYNTFYINLFISLIVTIIITFIIIYSIKGFNKRLEYFANNDPLTNLLNRRSFNDNLNTFTKLSKRTQKPISLLFLDIDNFKTINDTLGHKTGDEVLKRVSSILRENLRQTDIKSRWGGEEFIIALINTDSKEATEIAQKLKEKLENDLSLIKLVNKPITGSFGVTKIKAEESISLAIVRVDNAMYEAKKSGKNKVVLK; encoded by the coding sequence ATGAAAAATGATTTAAAAATAGTAGTTGTATTTTCATCCTTATTGATTATCTTATCAGTTTCAATGTCTTTTATAAATTTTATGGTTTCACTTGACTCCACACAAAAAGACTTAAAAGAGTATTCACTTCCATTATCTGTTGACAATATCTATTCTGAAATACAAACTCACATAATAAAACCAAACTTAGTATCTTCTATGATGGCCCATGATACTTTTGTAAAAGATTGGCTTTTAAATGAAGAAGAAAACAGTCAAAAAATAAAACGTTATTTACAAATGGTCAAAAACAAATACAGTATGTTTGTAGCATTTTTAGTATCAGAAGATACAAAAAACTACTATACACAAGATGGGCTTTTAGAAACCCTTGATAAAGACAATCCTGATAATCAATGGTTCTTTAAATTTAAAAACACCCAAACAAACCAAGAAATAAACTTAGATTATAATCAAGAGTTGGATAATTCTTTAATTATGTTTATAAATCATAAAATGATAGATGAAGATTATCAGCTAATAGGAGTTACAGGAATTGGACTTAAGATTTCTTATGTTGATGAAATGTTAAAACACTTTAGGCAAAACTATAATTTTTCAGTATATTTTGTAAATGAAGATGGGAAAGTAATTTTATCTGAAAGAAAAAACAATAATTTAAAGAACTTAACTGATATACCAGAACTTGCAAAACTAAAAGAACAAATAGTATCAAAAAAAGCAAATGTTATTGAGTATTCAAAAAATGATATGAAGTATCTTTTAAAAACAAAATATGTTCCAGAATTAGACCTTTATTTAATAGTTGAAGCAAAAATTGATGACTTTATGAATACAGAATATAATACATTTTATATAAATCTATTTATTTCTTTAATAGTTACTATAATTATTACGTTTATTATCATTTACAGTATTAAAGGCTTCAACAAAAGACTTGAGTACTTTGCAAATAATGACCCATTAACAAACCTTTTAAATAGAAGATCTTTCAATGATAATCTAAATACATTTACTAAATTATCAAAAAGAACTCAAAAACCAATATCTTTACTATTTTTAGATATTGATAACTTCAAAACTATAAATGACACTTTAGGACATAAAACAGGGGACGAAGTACTAAAAAGAGTATCAAGTATTTTAAGAGAAAACCTAAGACAAACAGATATAAAAAGTAGATGGGGTGGTGAAGAATTTATAATAGCTCTTATAAATACAGACTCTAAAGAAGCAACTGAAATAGCTCAAAAATTAAAAGAAAAACTTGAAAATGACTTAAGTCTTATAAAACTAGTAAACAAACCTATAACAGGAAGTTTTGGAGTTACTAAAATAAAAGCTGAAGAGAGTATAAGCTTGGCAATTGTAAGAGTTGATAATGCAATGTATGAAGCGAAAAAAAGCGGTAAAAATAAAGTTGTATTAAAATAA
- a CDS encoding TonB-dependent receptor domain-containing protein: MNKKLTTSLVASLLIATNLTANQTLDTITVTSATKSEQSIKDVTSNVEVITSQEIEERHFTTVSEALSTLSGINLISNGGLGKSTSVYVRGIDSEKVLVLIDGVRFNDVSNFTGGADFANLNINNIEQIEVIKGAQSGLWGADATAGVINIITKKPEDGFNGNINVEFGSFQTKKTNTVLSYGTKDYYLETFLNTIDTDGYTAHAQDNTDIDNYEKDGFKSREYGLKAKYNIDDSNSIGFAHKIIDSKVDLDTPSSDNLVNNSEYNYKVSSVNYENFYNDIKTKAHINRTVYDWSYISSSRSDYDGSLTEYGIESTIPYFNEKSFLMVGTNYKDFKKENDINRNYNNKALFVTNSNSFNNNQTIFTQSLRYDNFDKFENKTTGKIGLKHFFTNDLFASTNYGTAYNVPTVTRLYHPSYGNENLVPESSKAFDLTAGYKNFEVTYFKTKIKDLIGWDSGYSNIKGTSTIEGYEASYKKDVLEDLFLGINYTHLDAKDAKGKDLARRAKNLVNLSLDYYGIKKTHINLNGQYVGTRYDKKDKGGIQTGRYTVWNSVVNYDISNDLKTYLKVDNIFNKYYQVANGYATSPRAFYVGLNYKF; encoded by the coding sequence ATGAATAAAAAATTAACTACAAGCTTAGTTGCAAGCTTACTAATAGCAACAAACTTAACTGCAAATCAGACTTTAGATACTATCACTGTTACAAGTGCTACAAAATCAGAACAATCAATCAAAGACGTTACTTCAAATGTTGAAGTTATTACAAGCCAAGAAATTGAAGAGAGACATTTTACTACCGTAAGCGAGGCCTTAAGTACACTTTCAGGTATTAACTTAATATCAAATGGTGGTTTAGGTAAAAGTACTTCTGTTTATGTAAGAGGTATAGATAGTGAAAAAGTTTTAGTATTAATAGATGGGGTAAGATTTAACGATGTAAGTAATTTTACTGGTGGAGCAGATTTTGCTAATTTAAATATTAATAATATTGAACAAATTGAAGTGATAAAAGGTGCTCAAAGTGGTCTTTGGGGTGCTGATGCAACTGCGGGTGTTATTAATATTATTACAAAAAAGCCAGAAGATGGATTTAACGGAAATATAAATGTAGAGTTCGGAAGTTTCCAAACAAAGAAAACAAATACAGTTTTATCATATGGAACAAAAGATTATTATCTTGAGACTTTTTTAAATACAATTGATACTGATGGTTATACAGCACATGCACAAGATAATACAGATATTGATAATTATGAAAAAGATGGATTTAAATCAAGAGAATATGGTTTAAAAGCTAAATACAATATTGATGATTCTAATTCAATTGGCTTTGCCCATAAAATTATTGATAGTAAAGTTGATTTAGATACACCATCTTCAGATAATTTAGTAAATAATTCTGAATATAATTATAAAGTATCATCAGTTAATTATGAAAATTTTTATAATGATATTAAAACAAAAGCACATATAAATAGAACAGTATATGATTGGAGTTATATTAGTAGTTCAAGAAGTGATTATGATGGTAGTTTAACTGAGTATGGTATCGAATCAACTATTCCTTACTTTAATGAAAAGTCTTTTTTAATGGTAGGGACTAATTATAAAGATTTTAAAAAAGAAAATGATATTAACAGAAACTACAATAATAAAGCACTTTTTGTAACAAATAGCAATAGTTTCAATAATAATCAAACAATATTTACACAATCGTTAAGATATGATAATTTTGATAAATTTGAAAATAAAACAACAGGGAAAATTGGTTTGAAACATTTCTTTACTAATGATTTGTTTGCTAGTACAAACTATGGAACAGCATATAATGTACCAACTGTAACTAGGCTTTATCATCCATCTTATGGGAATGAAAATTTAGTTCCTGAGAGTTCAAAGGCTTTTGATTTAACAGCAGGGTATAAGAATTTTGAAGTGACTTATTTTAAGACTAAAATTAAAGATTTAATTGGTTGGGATAGTGGATATAGTAATATTAAGGGAACATCAACTATTGAAGGATATGAGGCTTCATATAAGAAAGATGTTTTAGAAGATTTATTTTTAGGAATTAATTATACTCATTTAGATGCAAAAGATGCAAAAGGTAAAGATTTAGCAAGAAGAGCAAAAAATTTAGTTAATTTATCATTAGATTATTATGGTATTAAAAAAACACATATTAATTTAAATGGTCAGTATGTAGGAACTAGATATGATAAAAAAGATAAGGGTGGTATTCAAACAGGAAGATATACTGTTTGGAACTCTGTTGTAAACTATGATATTTCAAATGATTTAAAAACATATTTAAAGGTTGATAATATCTTTAATAAATATTATCAAGTAGCGAATGGTTATGCTACTTCACCAAGAGCATTTTATGTTGGTTTAAATTACAAGTTCTAA